The Streptomyces sp. NBC_01255 genome window below encodes:
- a CDS encoding thioesterase family protein, with protein sequence MSTSTETTAAATTAVETASEFDRDTAVTLRAPGVYDADLSAGWTIIQAVNGGYLLALLGRALGDHLPHPDPFTISAHYLTPSVPGPAVIRTETVRTGRTLSTGQASLFQYAEDGTEVERIRVLASYGDLDALADDVRTTATPPAFAPIENCFSAADNPAPRIPGSSAIADRLDLRLDPACVGWAVGAPSGKGEMRAWFGLADGRAPDALSLLLTVDALPPTSFELGLKGWTPTVELTTHVRCRPAPGPLRVSITTRNLAGGFLEEDAEVWDSADRLVAQSRQLARAPRG encoded by the coding sequence ATGAGCACGAGCACCGAGACGACCGCCGCCGCGACGACCGCCGTCGAGACCGCGAGCGAGTTCGACCGCGACACCGCCGTCACCCTCCGGGCCCCCGGCGTCTACGACGCCGACCTCTCCGCCGGCTGGACGATCATCCAGGCCGTCAACGGCGGCTATCTCCTCGCCCTGCTCGGCCGCGCCCTCGGCGACCACCTCCCGCACCCGGACCCGTTCACGATCTCGGCGCACTACCTCACGCCGTCCGTGCCCGGGCCCGCGGTGATCCGGACCGAGACCGTCCGCACCGGCCGGACCCTCTCCACCGGGCAGGCCTCGCTCTTCCAGTACGCCGAGGACGGCACCGAGGTCGAGCGCATCCGCGTCCTCGCCTCGTACGGCGACCTCGACGCCCTCGCCGACGACGTCCGCACCACCGCGACGCCGCCCGCGTTCGCCCCGATCGAGAACTGCTTCAGCGCCGCCGACAACCCGGCCCCGAGGATCCCCGGCTCCTCCGCCATCGCCGACCGCCTGGACCTCCGCCTCGACCCGGCCTGCGTGGGCTGGGCGGTCGGCGCCCCGTCCGGCAAGGGCGAGATGCGGGCCTGGTTCGGCCTCGCCGACGGCCGCGCGCCGGACGCGCTCTCCCTGCTGCTCACGGTCGACGCGCTGCCGCCGACCTCCTTCGAGCTCGGCCTCAAGGGCTGGACCCCGACCGTGGAGCTCACCACCCACGTCCGCTGCCGCCCGGCCCCCGGCCCCCTGCGGGTCTCCATCACGACCCGCAACCTCGCCGGCGGCTTCCTGGAGGAGGACGCCGAGGTCTGGGACAGCGCCGACCGCCTGGTCGCCCAGTCCCGCCAACTGGCCCGCGCCCCGCGCGGCTGA
- a CDS encoding N-acetylmuramoyl-L-alanine amidase — MGSKGSGTDRRVGRRAVLLGGGVAVLGTAALARDELARAWWRLPGMEKKRVEGALDHRGAEWTSAARANWRRADRPDDYGIDRVVIHVVQGSYATALKVFKNPGHGAAAHYVVRKDGHVAQMIRELDVAFHAGNRDMNERSIGIEHEGFVDRPQDFTAAMYAGSARLTADICARYGIPVDREHIIGHVEVEGTDHTDPGPHWDWDRYLRLVREASKKPV, encoded by the coding sequence ATGGGGAGCAAGGGGAGCGGTACGGACAGGCGGGTGGGGCGGCGGGCCGTCCTGCTCGGCGGCGGGGTCGCCGTGCTGGGCACGGCCGCGCTGGCCAGGGACGAGCTGGCGCGCGCGTGGTGGCGGCTGCCGGGCATGGAGAAGAAGCGGGTCGAGGGCGCGCTCGACCACCGGGGCGCCGAGTGGACCTCGGCGGCGCGGGCGAACTGGCGGCGGGCCGACCGGCCGGACGACTACGGGATAGACCGGGTCGTGATCCATGTCGTGCAGGGCAGTTACGCGACCGCGCTGAAGGTCTTCAAGAACCCGGGGCACGGGGCCGCCGCGCACTACGTCGTCCGCAAGGACGGCCATGTGGCGCAGATGATCCGGGAGCTCGACGTCGCGTTCCACGCCGGGAACCGCGACATGAACGAGCGGAGCATCGGCATCGAGCACGAGGGCTTCGTCGACCGGCCGCAGGACTTCACGGCGGCGATGTACGCGGGGTCGGCGCGGCTGACGGCCGACATCTGCGCCCGGTACGGGATACCTGTGGACCGGGAGCACATCATCGGGCACGTGGAGGTCGAGGGCACCGACCACACCGACCCCGGGCCGCACTGGGACTGGGACCGCTATCTGCGACTCGTGCGCGAGGCGTCGAAGAAGCCCGTGTGA
- a CDS encoding cysteine desulfurase family protein, with translation MAYLDHAATTPMLPEAIEAMTAHLAVTGNASSLHAAGRRARRTVEEGRETLAAALGARPSEVVLTSGGTEADNLAVKGLYWARRDADPRRTRVLASPVEHHAVLDAVDWLAGHEGADVEYLPVDRYGRVHPEALREAIARDPGSVALATVMWANNEIGTVMPVRGLADVAAEFGVPLHADAVQAVGQVPVDFAASGLAAMTVSGHKIGGPYGIGALLLGREYTPVPVLHGGGQERHVRSGTLDVPAVAAFAVAARLATERREEFAREVGALRDELVTAVRTLVPDAILGGDPVERLPANAHFTFPGCEGDSLLLLLDAAGIACSTGSACTAGIAQPSHVLLATGTDPDLARGTLRFSLGHTSTEEDVTAVAEAIGPAVERARTAGLS, from the coding sequence ATGGCTTACCTCGACCACGCCGCGACCACGCCCATGCTGCCCGAGGCGATCGAGGCGATGACCGCCCACCTCGCCGTCACGGGCAACGCCTCCTCCCTGCACGCCGCCGGCCGGCGCGCCCGGCGGACCGTCGAGGAAGGGCGCGAGACGCTCGCCGCCGCGCTCGGCGCGCGGCCCAGCGAGGTCGTCCTCACCTCCGGCGGCACCGAGGCCGACAACCTCGCCGTGAAGGGCCTCTACTGGGCCCGCCGCGACGCCGACCCGCGCCGTACCCGCGTCCTCGCCAGCCCGGTCGAGCACCACGCCGTCCTCGACGCCGTCGACTGGCTCGCCGGCCACGAGGGCGCCGACGTCGAGTACCTGCCCGTCGACCGCTACGGCCGGGTCCACCCCGAGGCCCTGCGCGAGGCGATCGCCCGCGACCCCGGATCCGTCGCCCTCGCCACCGTCATGTGGGCGAACAACGAGATCGGCACCGTCATGCCGGTCCGCGGACTCGCCGACGTCGCCGCCGAGTTCGGCGTACCCCTGCACGCCGACGCCGTCCAGGCGGTCGGCCAGGTCCCCGTCGACTTCGCCGCCTCCGGCCTCGCCGCGATGACCGTCTCCGGCCACAAGATCGGCGGCCCGTACGGGATCGGCGCCCTGCTCCTCGGCCGCGAGTACACCCCCGTGCCCGTCCTGCACGGCGGCGGCCAGGAGCGGCACGTCCGCTCCGGCACCCTCGACGTGCCCGCCGTCGCCGCCTTCGCCGTCGCCGCCCGGCTCGCCACCGAGCGCCGCGAGGAGTTCGCCCGCGAGGTCGGCGCCCTGCGCGACGAGCTCGTCACCGCCGTCCGTACGCTCGTCCCCGACGCGATCCTCGGCGGCGACCCCGTCGAGCGGCTCCCCGCCAACGCCCACTTCACCTTCCCGGGCTGCGAGGGCGACTCCCTGCTCCTGCTGCTCGACGCCGCCGGCATCGCCTGCTCCACCGGCTCCGCCTGCACCGCCGGCATCGCCCAGCCCAGCCACGTCCTGCTCGCCACGGGCACCGACCCGGACCTGGCCCGGGGCACCCTGCGCTTCTCCCTGGGCCACACCTCCACCGAGGAGGACGTGACGGCCGTCGCCGAGGCGATCGGCCCGGCCGTGGAACGCGCGAGGACCGCCGGCCTCAGCTGA